A genomic stretch from Edaphobacter aggregans includes:
- a CDS encoding helix-turn-helix transcriptional regulator, which translates to MLYNRIAVLRSERSLSRQELAREVGVNPQTIGFLERGDYTPSLELAFKISRFFKLPVEAVFSPEPFRPLSEQVYEMQRRGA; encoded by the coding sequence ATGCTCTATAACCGCATTGCTGTGCTGCGCTCGGAACGGTCGTTGAGCCGGCAGGAATTGGCTCGGGAGGTGGGGGTGAATCCTCAGACGATTGGGTTTCTGGAGCGGGGGGACTATACGCCTTCGCTGGAGCTGGCTTTCAAGATCAGCCGGTTCTTCAAGCTGCCGGTGGAGGCTGTGTTTTCGCCGGAGCCGTTTCGTCCTTTGAGTGAGCAGGTGTACGAGATGCAGCGGCGGGGGGCGTGA
- a CDS encoding HesB/IscA family protein — MSTATVTPTAEVVTGVPASTQPVTLTPNAIAKVKEIMATQDPVPAGLRIGVVGGGCSGFQYSMSFENQSGMMDKVYKFEDLKVFVDATSAMYLQNCTVDYVETLEAAGFKFENAAVKSTCGCGSSFSV, encoded by the coding sequence ATGTCCACTGCCACCGTTACCCCTACCGCTGAAGTCGTCACTGGAGTTCCCGCTTCGACGCAGCCTGTGACGCTGACCCCTAACGCGATTGCGAAGGTCAAGGAGATTATGGCGACTCAGGATCCGGTTCCGGCTGGGTTGCGGATTGGCGTGGTTGGTGGCGGATGCTCGGGTTTCCAGTACTCGATGTCGTTTGAGAACCAGAGCGGCATGATGGATAAGGTCTACAAGTTCGAAGATCTAAAGGTGTTTGTGGACGCCACCTCGGCGATGTATCTGCAGAACTGCACGGTGGATTATGTTGAGACGCTTGAGGCTGCGGGCTTCAAGTTCGAGAACGCCGCTGTGAAGAGCACCTGCGGGTGTGGGTCTTCTTTCAGCGTATAG
- a CDS encoding general stress protein, producing MSSKNTAVFGIYPTSAAAERAVDRLLALGFTNSSVSVLLQDDASTRDFAHEKNTKAPEGTATGVATGGVIGGTLGLLAGIGALAIPGIGPLIAAGPIMATLAGLGVGSTVGGLVGALVGMGIPEYEAKRYEGRVKNGGTLLSVHCDTLGQISTAKDVLKATGADDVSSTSEAPASQEVRETAVYTRA from the coding sequence ATGTCCAGCAAGAACACAGCCGTCTTCGGCATCTACCCCACATCCGCCGCCGCAGAGCGTGCCGTTGATCGCCTGCTCGCACTCGGATTCACGAACTCGTCTGTCTCAGTCCTGCTGCAGGATGACGCCAGCACCCGCGACTTCGCTCACGAGAAAAACACCAAAGCGCCCGAAGGCACAGCCACTGGTGTAGCGACAGGTGGAGTCATCGGCGGAACGCTCGGCTTGCTTGCAGGCATCGGAGCACTAGCCATTCCCGGCATTGGTCCGCTCATCGCTGCCGGCCCCATCATGGCCACGCTCGCCGGGCTTGGAGTCGGCAGTACAGTAGGCGGTCTCGTCGGAGCTCTCGTCGGCATGGGCATCCCCGAGTATGAAGCCAAGCGCTACGAAGGCCGCGTCAAGAACGGAGGAACACTTCTCTCCGTGCACTGCGACACGCTCGGTCAGATCTCAACCGCCAAAGACGTCCTTAAAGCCACCGGCGCGGACGATGTTTCCTCAACCTCGGAGGCGCCTGCATCACAGGAAGTCCGCGAGACCGCTGTCTACACCAGAGCTTGA
- the gnd gene encoding decarboxylating NADP(+)-dependent phosphogluconate dehydrogenase, protein MAEATCDIGLIGLAVMGQNLVLNMNDHGYKVAVFNRTVAKVDEFINNEAKGTQVVGAHSAEELCGLLKSPRRVMLMVKAGDVVDQTIEHVLPYLEKGDILIDGGNSLFTDTNRRTKELAEKGILFIGTGVSGGEEGARFGPSIMPGGNPAAWPHVKEIFQAIAAKVEDGTPCCDWVGEDGAGHYVKMVHNGIEYGDIQLICEAYQLLKDGLGLSADEFAEMFAEWNKGELDSYLIEITAEIFAKKDDDGQPMIDKILDTAGQKGTGKWTAISALDLGQPVTLIGESVFARCLSALKDERVAASKVLEGPKKALTISEKREFIEDVRRALYCSKMVSYAQGYMLLRAVEKEQNWELNMGGIALMWRGGCIIRSVFLGNIKAAFDKNPKLQNLLLDDFFSSALNKYGWSWRKAVIHAIEIGVPMPAFSTALAFYDGYRTERLPANLLQAQRDFFGAHTYERVDKPRGEFFHTNWTGRGGRVSSSTYNA, encoded by the coding sequence ATGGCTGAAGCAACTTGCGATATTGGATTGATTGGATTGGCCGTGATGGGGCAGAACCTGGTCTTGAACATGAACGACCATGGATACAAGGTGGCGGTGTTCAACCGGACGGTTGCGAAGGTCGATGAGTTTATCAACAATGAGGCTAAAGGGACGCAGGTGGTTGGCGCGCACTCGGCTGAGGAGCTTTGCGGATTGCTGAAGTCTCCGCGGCGCGTGATGCTGATGGTGAAGGCGGGCGATGTGGTCGATCAGACGATTGAGCATGTGCTGCCGTATCTCGAGAAGGGCGACATCCTGATTGATGGTGGGAACTCGCTGTTTACCGATACGAATCGTCGGACGAAGGAGTTGGCGGAGAAGGGAATTCTGTTTATTGGCACGGGTGTTTCAGGTGGCGAAGAGGGCGCGCGGTTTGGTCCTTCGATTATGCCGGGTGGGAATCCTGCTGCGTGGCCGCATGTGAAGGAGATCTTTCAAGCGATCGCGGCGAAGGTTGAAGATGGCACGCCTTGCTGCGACTGGGTGGGTGAGGATGGTGCGGGCCACTACGTGAAGATGGTTCACAATGGTATTGAGTATGGCGATATTCAGCTGATCTGTGAGGCCTATCAGTTGCTGAAGGATGGGTTGGGGCTGAGCGCCGACGAGTTCGCCGAGATGTTTGCGGAGTGGAATAAGGGCGAACTGGATAGCTATCTGATCGAGATTACGGCGGAGATCTTTGCCAAGAAGGACGACGATGGTCAGCCGATGATCGACAAGATTCTGGATACGGCTGGACAGAAGGGAACGGGCAAGTGGACCGCGATTTCGGCGCTTGATCTGGGACAGCCTGTGACGCTGATTGGCGAGAGTGTGTTTGCGCGGTGCCTGTCGGCGTTGAAGGATGAGCGCGTTGCTGCTTCGAAGGTGCTAGAGGGGCCGAAGAAGGCGCTGACGATTTCGGAGAAGAGGGAGTTTATCGAGGACGTTCGGCGGGCGTTGTATTGCTCGAAGATGGTGAGCTACGCGCAGGGATACATGTTGCTGCGCGCCGTGGAGAAGGAGCAGAACTGGGAGTTGAATATGGGCGGCATCGCGCTGATGTGGCGTGGCGGCTGCATTATTCGCAGCGTGTTCCTGGGGAATATCAAGGCGGCGTTCGATAAGAATCCGAAGCTGCAGAATTTGCTGTTGGATGACTTCTTCTCGAGTGCGTTGAATAAGTATGGGTGGTCGTGGCGCAAGGCTGTCATTCATGCAATTGAGATTGGCGTGCCTATGCCTGCGTTTTCTACTGCGCTGGCTTTCTATGATGGATACAGGACGGAGCGGTTGCCGGCGAATCTGCTACAGGCGCAGCGGGACTTCTTCGGCGCGCATACTTACGAGCGCGTGGACAAGCCTCGGGGTGAGTTCTTCCACACGAACTGGACTGGGCGTGGGGGACGGGTCTCGTCTTCGACTTATAACGCTTGA
- a CDS encoding TonB-dependent receptor has product MHFLNKKLYGVLVLVAMVVTAATSALAQSNYGALRGMVTDVQGASVTNATISLTAEDTKIIRTTTSNGAGEYVFSAVAPGVYTVTVTTDGFKKSESKGIRVDAGNTIPLDVRLELGSMSQSVEVTAAEPIVNNGTSFNGQLIDSQKLQNLPNPGRNPFLFSKLDNNVTAVGDPRFVRFQDQSGSSTISIAGAPLSSNNYAVDGIPITDFSNRAVIIPSIESVQEVKVQANTYDAEIGRTSGGMFNTTLRSGSSALHGVLQGQTRQTNWGANLFFNNRTPYTSNGVTQPTTPRGAAEFYTYAGSIGGPIPLPKILGGKDKTFFWITGEGYRQRSPLTAANSFVVPTLLQRGTSIANAGDFSEIGQADANGNCISGRCIYDPLSPTRQAFPFNKIPSNRINPVGYAILAVYPQPNTNVTSYGGFNFNGGDTLGDRADEFVGKVTHSFGERWLADFYYMHYGSKEPGGNALQNFAGSSSSYLLYRKVDAIGIQNTITLNPTTILTAGFGFNRFPNDTKDISVGFNQAALGFPANYLAALSKTGFPAITGDAGLASQGTSNSGPAVYFSRNFVTGIAKSMGRHSLKAGYVFRAISLTYTSLSNTSGTFAFDSTLTNSGVSSTSGSSGATAADMLLGYPTSGSLVVPTQLAITSQYNAIYGQDDVRVTPKLTLNLGLRYEHEPGVNERHNRYSVGFDRTTPFTVAGSTVQAVGGIEFAGQGSYPTATGQTVNKISPRAGFAYAITPQTVVRGGYGLFYQPLVYSGSASLAPGYVLTNVIPSQSGVPAINLSNPFPTLSTTPTGNTLGLSTSIGSSLSLIDQARKAPFYQSYSADIQQELPHGFALKIGYVGGHGRNQPNSLNINQLSDNYFSLGNAALTNKVPFKFAGTGAWSSANQPYNQSLRPFPQFTTITDSVSDGITNFNALNVKVQKLFSNGLTVLGAFTWASNWDNLWGASSTLNPLISNNNGAQDVNNIHAEYARSINNIPKRTTLALTYELPFGHGKQFLSGANRWMDLAVGGWTFNNIMIIQDGAPLPISQTTNSNSAFGNLGTRPSLVPGVNPCYSGRPQDRLNAYFNPAAFSTTPAGSYGNSPRTLNCYGPGYANFDLSLNKSFHVTERVNAEFRAEALNAFNTPQFNGPNLAADSSTAGKITGTLGFPRLVQLGGRLTF; this is encoded by the coding sequence ATGCATTTCTTGAATAAGAAGTTGTATGGCGTTCTCGTACTGGTTGCAATGGTGGTGACGGCAGCTACGAGTGCATTAGCGCAATCGAACTATGGAGCCTTGCGCGGCATGGTCACCGATGTTCAGGGTGCGAGCGTAACCAATGCGACGATCTCGCTGACAGCGGAAGATACGAAGATCATCCGCACTACGACGAGCAATGGCGCAGGCGAGTATGTGTTCAGCGCAGTTGCGCCGGGGGTTTACACGGTCACGGTGACGACCGATGGGTTTAAGAAATCAGAGTCCAAGGGCATCCGGGTGGATGCGGGAAATACGATCCCCTTGGATGTCAGGCTAGAGCTCGGTTCGATGAGCCAGAGTGTGGAAGTAACAGCGGCCGAGCCGATTGTGAATAACGGGACTTCCTTCAATGGACAATTGATTGACTCGCAGAAGCTGCAGAATCTGCCGAATCCAGGACGTAATCCATTTCTGTTTTCGAAGCTGGATAACAATGTGACAGCGGTGGGTGATCCGCGTTTCGTTCGTTTCCAGGATCAGAGCGGATCATCAACGATTTCGATTGCGGGCGCACCACTGAGCTCGAATAACTATGCGGTGGATGGCATTCCGATTACGGACTTCAGCAATCGAGCGGTGATCATTCCGTCGATCGAATCGGTGCAAGAGGTCAAGGTGCAGGCAAATACCTATGACGCGGAGATTGGGCGCACGAGCGGCGGCATGTTCAACACGACGTTGCGTTCGGGGTCCAGCGCGTTGCATGGGGTGCTGCAGGGGCAGACGCGGCAGACAAACTGGGGTGCCAATCTATTCTTCAACAATCGGACGCCATATACATCGAACGGAGTTACTCAGCCGACGACACCGCGCGGGGCGGCAGAGTTCTATACCTACGCGGGATCGATCGGCGGCCCAATACCGCTGCCGAAGATTCTGGGCGGCAAGGACAAAACATTCTTCTGGATAACGGGAGAGGGATATCGCCAGCGGTCGCCTTTGACGGCAGCGAATTCGTTTGTTGTGCCAACGCTGCTGCAGCGCGGCACTTCGATTGCGAACGCGGGCGATTTCTCTGAGATTGGACAAGCGGACGCGAACGGAAACTGCATCAGCGGACGGTGCATTTACGATCCGCTTAGCCCGACACGCCAGGCGTTCCCCTTCAACAAAATTCCTTCGAACAGAATCAACCCGGTTGGATATGCGATTCTTGCGGTGTATCCACAGCCAAATACCAATGTGACCTCCTATGGCGGCTTCAACTTCAACGGCGGCGATACGCTGGGTGATCGCGCAGACGAGTTCGTCGGAAAAGTAACTCACTCTTTTGGTGAACGCTGGCTGGCAGATTTCTACTACATGCACTATGGCTCGAAGGAACCGGGCGGAAACGCTTTGCAGAATTTTGCTGGTAGCTCTTCGTCGTATCTGCTGTACCGGAAAGTAGATGCTATCGGTATACAAAATACGATTACGCTGAATCCGACAACCATTTTGACGGCCGGCTTTGGTTTCAATCGTTTTCCGAACGACACAAAGGACATCAGCGTAGGTTTCAACCAGGCAGCGCTTGGTTTTCCGGCGAACTATCTCGCAGCACTTTCGAAGACAGGTTTTCCCGCGATCACGGGCGATGCAGGTCTGGCCAGTCAGGGCACATCCAACTCCGGACCCGCGGTCTATTTTTCGCGGAACTTTGTTACCGGTATAGCAAAGAGCATGGGCAGACATAGTCTGAAGGCGGGATATGTCTTTCGTGCGATCAGCTTGACGTATACCAGCTTGAGCAACACGAGCGGCACCTTTGCCTTTGACAGTACGCTGACGAACTCGGGGGTTTCGAGCACGTCGGGAAGCTCAGGGGCTACGGCGGCCGATATGTTGCTCGGGTACCCGACATCAGGATCGTTGGTTGTGCCCACGCAGCTGGCGATTACATCCCAATACAACGCGATCTATGGGCAGGATGATGTGCGTGTGACGCCGAAGCTGACGCTGAATCTGGGTCTCAGGTATGAGCACGAGCCCGGTGTGAATGAGCGTCACAATCGCTACTCTGTCGGCTTCGACCGTACGACGCCCTTCACCGTGGCTGGATCGACTGTCCAAGCTGTAGGCGGTATCGAGTTTGCCGGCCAGGGCAGCTATCCGACAGCGACCGGACAGACTGTAAACAAGATTTCGCCACGTGCAGGATTCGCGTATGCCATTACGCCGCAGACTGTGGTTCGCGGCGGCTACGGTCTCTTTTACCAACCGCTTGTTTACAGTGGATCAGCATCACTTGCGCCAGGCTATGTATTGACCAATGTTATTCCGTCGCAGAGCGGGGTGCCGGCGATCAACCTGTCGAATCCTTTCCCAACTTTGAGCACGACTCCTACTGGCAACACGCTGGGGCTCAGCACAAGCATTGGCAGTTCGCTATCGCTGATCGATCAGGCGCGCAAGGCGCCTTTCTATCAGTCCTACTCGGCCGATATTCAACAAGAGCTGCCTCATGGCTTTGCGTTGAAGATTGGTTATGTGGGCGGGCATGGACGGAATCAGCCGAACAGCTTGAACATCAATCAACTGTCGGATAATTATTTCTCGCTAGGGAATGCAGCGCTCACGAACAAAGTGCCGTTCAAGTTTGCCGGCACGGGTGCATGGAGCAGCGCGAATCAGCCGTACAATCAATCGCTGCGTCCCTTCCCGCAATTCACTACGATCACCGATTCGGTGAGCGATGGCATCACAAACTTCAACGCGCTGAACGTCAAGGTCCAGAAACTCTTCTCCAATGGTCTTACGGTTCTCGGAGCCTTTACCTGGGCTTCGAATTGGGACAATCTGTGGGGCGCGAGCAGTACCTTGAATCCGCTGATTTCAAATAACAATGGCGCTCAGGACGTAAACAACATTCACGCGGAATACGCGCGTTCGATCAACAATATTCCGAAGCGGACAACGTTGGCGCTGACGTATGAACTGCCCTTCGGTCACGGTAAACAGTTCCTGAGTGGAGCCAATCGTTGGATGGATCTTGCCGTTGGAGGATGGACATTCAACAACATCATGATCATTCAGGATGGCGCTCCTTTGCCGATCTCGCAAACGACTAACTCCAACTCTGCATTCGGCAACCTGGGTACGCGTCCTTCGCTGGTGCCCGGAGTTAACCCCTGCTATTCGGGACGCCCGCAAGACCGTTTGAATGCTTACTTCAATCCGGCAGCCTTTAGTACGACGCCGGCGGGAAGCTACGGCAATTCACCACGTACTTTGAATTGCTATGGGCCGGGGTATGCGAACTTCGACCTGTCGCTCAACAAGAGCTTCCATGTCACCGAGCGGGTCAATGCTGAGTTCCGCGCGGAGGCTTTGAATGCCTTCAACACGCCGCAGTTCAATGGTCCAAATCTAGCCGCGGATAGCTCGACTGCCGGAAAGATCACCGGTACGCTGGGCTTCCCACGGTTGGTCCAGTTGGGTGGACGACTTACCTTCTAG
- a CDS encoding pyridoxal phosphate-dependent aminotransferase: MHLPKTSSSVSRRSFMRLAGVAASMPILTEAHFAWAAQQAPGAAAAAPARRVRQAMPADAVLINANENPLGPCKAACEAIASIAPKGGRYDIDGETDKLIKTFASQNGLKENYIAVYAGSSEPLHYSVLAFTSPTKGFVTADPSYEAGMRAAQVAKAKISKVPLKPDYSHDVKAMIAADPNAGVFYICNPNNPTGTITSKADILWALENKPKGSILLVDEAYIHLSDAENVVDQVAADKDIIILRTFSKIYGMAGIRCGFALGRPDLLAKLQPFGQNAMPITGSAAANVSLLDTDLVPTRKKIIADTRNDTFAFLKANNYKFIPSQSNCFMIDTGRNGQQVIAAMRAKNVYIGRTWPIWPNTVRVSVGTPAEMAKFKVAFKEVMDSAPTAASLHDPFADITFPQLS, encoded by the coding sequence ATGCATTTGCCGAAGACATCATCGTCCGTCTCTCGCCGTTCCTTCATGCGACTGGCAGGCGTCGCCGCATCCATGCCGATCCTCACGGAAGCCCACTTCGCCTGGGCCGCGCAGCAGGCCCCCGGAGCAGCAGCCGCAGCGCCTGCTCGCCGCGTGCGACAAGCCATGCCCGCAGACGCCGTACTCATCAACGCCAACGAGAATCCCCTCGGCCCATGTAAAGCGGCCTGCGAAGCCATCGCATCCATCGCACCCAAAGGCGGCCGCTACGACATTGACGGCGAGACCGACAAACTAATCAAGACCTTCGCCTCACAAAACGGCCTCAAAGAAAACTACATCGCCGTATACGCCGGTTCTTCCGAACCACTTCACTACTCAGTCCTCGCCTTCACCTCTCCCACCAAAGGCTTCGTCACTGCCGATCCCTCTTACGAAGCAGGCATGCGCGCCGCACAGGTCGCCAAAGCAAAAATCTCCAAGGTCCCTCTCAAGCCCGACTACTCGCACGACGTCAAGGCCATGATCGCCGCTGATCCCAACGCCGGCGTCTTCTACATCTGCAACCCCAACAATCCCACCGGCACCATCACCTCCAAAGCCGACATCCTCTGGGCGCTCGAGAACAAGCCCAAGGGCTCCATCCTCCTCGTCGACGAGGCCTACATCCATCTCTCCGACGCCGAAAACGTAGTCGACCAGGTAGCAGCCGACAAGGACATCATCATCCTTCGCACCTTCTCGAAGATCTACGGCATGGCCGGCATTCGTTGCGGCTTCGCGCTCGGCCGCCCCGATCTTCTCGCCAAGCTCCAGCCCTTCGGCCAGAACGCGATGCCGATCACCGGCTCTGCCGCCGCCAACGTCAGCCTCCTCGATACCGATCTCGTGCCCACGCGCAAAAAAATCATCGCCGACACGCGCAACGACACCTTCGCCTTCCTCAAGGCAAACAACTACAAGTTCATCCCATCGCAATCCAACTGCTTCATGATCGACACCGGTCGCAACGGCCAGCAGGTCATCGCAGCCATGCGCGCCAAGAACGTCTACATCGGTCGCACCTGGCCCATCTGGCCTAACACCGTCCGCGTCAGCGTCGGCACACCCGCCGAGATGGCGAAGTTCAAAGTAGCCTTCAAAGAGGTCATGGACTCTGCTCCCACGGCAGCCTCGTTGCACGACCCCTTCGCCGACATCACCTTCCCTCAACTCTCCTAG
- a CDS encoding dipeptidase yields the protein MPISHRTFALAAIASLALPLASQQPHKVTQEEVDRITRDAILIDTHNDVTSRTVAGYDIATPNKSGETDLPRMKGYLGAEFFAVYVGAEYVKDNHSANRTLQMIDTVRTDIIAAHPNDFVFATTADDIVRAHNEHKIAALMGIEGGHAIEDSLRLLRDYYALGVRYMTLTHFNTNNWADSQGDIDNPKIAHHNGLTPFGKDVVREMNRLGMMVDISHTADPTFYAALETSTAPIIASHSGCRAVSSYTRNMTDDMIKALAAKGGVVQINFGCDFLSQRYFDDAKPLEASMREQYMAAMKIEDPAAKNAAIEKLRADFTAKLPPATLADVVAQIDHAVKVGGIDHVGIGTDFDGVGCVPPDLNSYNKFPALIRALLEKGYTAEDIKKIYGGNLLRVMRAVEQRARELQSTPALHTEITK from the coding sequence TTGCCCATCTCTCATCGCACCTTCGCACTTGCCGCCATTGCCTCACTCGCTCTTCCCCTCGCGTCCCAGCAGCCTCACAAAGTCACGCAGGAAGAGGTTGACCGCATCACCCGCGACGCCATCCTCATCGACACCCACAACGACGTCACCTCCCGCACCGTCGCCGGCTACGACATCGCCACTCCCAACAAATCCGGCGAGACCGATCTCCCGCGCATGAAAGGCTACCTCGGCGCCGAGTTCTTCGCCGTCTACGTCGGAGCTGAATACGTCAAGGACAATCACTCCGCCAACCGCACTCTCCAGATGATCGACACCGTCCGCACCGATATCATCGCCGCTCACCCCAACGACTTCGTCTTCGCCACCACCGCCGACGACATCGTCCGCGCCCACAACGAACACAAGATCGCCGCCCTCATGGGCATCGAAGGCGGCCACGCCATCGAAGATTCCCTCCGCCTCCTCCGCGACTACTACGCCCTCGGCGTCCGCTACATGACTCTCACCCACTTCAACACCAACAACTGGGCCGACTCGCAAGGCGACATCGACAACCCGAAGATCGCCCACCACAACGGCCTCACGCCATTCGGCAAAGACGTCGTCCGCGAGATGAACCGACTCGGCATGATGGTCGACATCTCCCACACCGCCGACCCAACCTTCTACGCCGCGCTCGAGACCAGCACCGCACCCATCATTGCCTCGCACTCCGGCTGCCGCGCCGTCTCCAGCTACACCCGCAACATGACCGACGATATGATCAAAGCCCTCGCCGCAAAAGGCGGAGTAGTCCAGATCAACTTCGGTTGCGACTTCCTCTCCCAGCGCTACTTCGACGACGCCAAGCCCCTTGAAGCCTCCATGCGCGAACAATACATGGCCGCAATGAAGATCGAAGACCCCGCTGCAAAGAATGCCGCCATTGAAAAGCTCCGTGCGGACTTCACCGCCAAGCTCCCGCCCGCGACTCTCGCCGACGTAGTAGCCCAGATCGACCACGCTGTAAAAGTAGGTGGCATCGACCACGTAGGTATCGGCACCGACTTTGACGGAGTAGGCTGCGTCCCACCCGACCTCAACTCCTACAACAAATTCCCCGCCCTAATCCGCGCACTACTCGAAAAAGGCTACACCGCCGAAGACATCAAAAAAATCTACGGAGGCAATCTTCTCCGCGTCATGCGAGCCGTAGAACAACGCGCCCGCGAACTCCAATCAACTCCAGCACTCCACACCGAAATAACAAAGTAA
- a CDS encoding Rid family hydrolase codes for MKLKNVLMAAVMVASACAVQAQVVVKHIQDDKSPIAKGVWAGDTFYLSGQLASPVTPADPAKGTQADYGDTKAQAASVFAKIQAALKEQGLDMNNVVKMTVFLGPDPKTGKLDFAGMQSEYVKFFGTKDQPNKPARSAFQVAALAAPWALLEVEVIAVKSK; via the coding sequence ATGAAGCTAAAGAATGTCTTGATGGCGGCGGTGATGGTTGCCTCTGCATGTGCGGTTCAGGCTCAGGTTGTGGTGAAGCATATTCAGGATGACAAGAGCCCGATTGCAAAGGGTGTTTGGGCGGGCGATACGTTTTACCTGAGCGGACAATTGGCTTCGCCAGTTACTCCGGCTGACCCAGCGAAGGGAACACAGGCGGATTATGGTGACACGAAGGCTCAGGCTGCGAGTGTGTTCGCGAAGATTCAGGCTGCGCTGAAGGAGCAGGGTCTGGATATGAACAATGTGGTGAAGATGACCGTGTTCCTGGGGCCTGATCCGAAGACAGGCAAGCTGGACTTTGCGGGGATGCAGTCGGAGTATGTGAAGTTCTTCGGAACGAAGGATCAGCCGAATAAGCCTGCGCGCTCGGCGTTTCAGGTTGCTGCGCTTGCTGCTCCATGGGCGCTGCTTGAAGTTGAAGTGATTGCGGTGAAGAGTAAGTAA
- a CDS encoding flavin monoamine oxidase family protein produces the protein MGISRRDFLMRVGQAGGYSAAFATMQSLGLMPMQGQAVKAIEAAAGSGKGVKVAVLGGGIGGLTTAYELKKLGYDVTLLEARERPGGRNWSGRNGTKVEFTDGTTQTINWEEGNYQNLGPARLPSTHWTMLNYCRELGVPLEVEINTSRSTLLQNDNANGGAAVPQRKAINDTRGHVSELLSKCIAQGALDQDISAEDRERMKTFLRIYGPLDKTGKYVGSDRAGFKTPPGAGTQVSEVEVPMDMHTLLDEAFWGGMLYEETWDWQATMMQPVGGMDRIPYAFAKALGPVVQFSSPVTAIRKTANGVKVSYTQKGVEKQLEANYCVIAMPFEMLKKVPNDLSPEFAKVVNESTPAGSYKVAWESRRFWEQDYNIYGGLSFVQQGPSPVWYPSSRLMHPTGIVVAGYTEEQNTPFWKMSLEEKFAASRGSIEKLHPGHGKELKNPVFCGWRRVKWNEGSWIRAYGGGPEGYNTIIQADGPIYFAGDTASHVVGWQEGAALSGKRAVQMICDKVKAAKLAGGVSGTVRG, from the coding sequence ATGGGGATTTCCAGACGTGACTTTCTAATGCGTGTCGGGCAGGCTGGTGGATACAGCGCTGCGTTTGCAACCATGCAGTCGCTGGGGCTGATGCCAATGCAGGGCCAGGCCGTGAAGGCGATTGAGGCGGCGGCAGGCTCGGGCAAGGGCGTGAAGGTCGCGGTGCTGGGCGGTGGAATCGGCGGACTCACTACGGCCTATGAGCTGAAGAAGCTGGGGTACGATGTAACGCTGCTCGAGGCGAGAGAGCGCCCGGGTGGGCGTAACTGGTCGGGTCGGAATGGGACGAAGGTTGAGTTCACCGATGGAACGACCCAGACGATTAATTGGGAAGAAGGCAACTACCAGAACCTCGGGCCGGCGCGTTTGCCGAGCACTCACTGGACGATGCTTAATTATTGTCGGGAGCTTGGTGTTCCGCTGGAAGTGGAGATCAATACGTCGCGATCGACGCTGTTGCAGAATGATAATGCCAATGGCGGAGCGGCTGTGCCGCAGCGCAAGGCGATCAACGACACGCGGGGGCATGTGTCGGAGTTGCTGTCGAAGTGCATCGCGCAGGGTGCGCTGGATCAGGATATTTCGGCGGAAGACAGAGAGCGGATGAAGACGTTCCTGCGGATTTATGGGCCGCTGGATAAGACGGGCAAGTATGTTGGGTCGGATCGGGCTGGGTTCAAGACTCCGCCGGGCGCGGGGACTCAGGTGTCTGAGGTCGAAGTGCCGATGGATATGCACACGCTGCTCGATGAGGCTTTCTGGGGCGGCATGTTGTACGAAGAAACCTGGGACTGGCAGGCGACGATGATGCAGCCGGTTGGGGGCATGGATCGTATTCCTTATGCGTTTGCCAAGGCTCTGGGGCCGGTGGTGCAGTTCAGCTCACCGGTGACAGCGATTCGCAAGACCGCCAATGGCGTGAAGGTGAGCTACACGCAGAAGGGCGTCGAGAAACAGCTTGAGGCGAACTATTGCGTGATTGCGATGCCGTTCGAGATGCTGAAGAAGGTGCCAAACGATCTTTCGCCCGAGTTCGCCAAGGTGGTGAATGAGAGTACTCCTGCGGGTAGCTACAAGGTTGCGTGGGAGAGCCGGCGATTCTGGGAGCAGGATTACAACATCTATGGCGGCCTGTCGTTTGTGCAGCAGGGGCCGAGTCCGGTGTGGTATCCGTCGAGCCGGTTGATGCATCCGACTGGGATTGTTGTGGCCGGGTATACGGAGGAACAGAACACGCCGTTCTGGAAGATGTCGCTGGAAGAGAAGTTTGCTGCGTCGCGTGGGTCGATTGAGAAGCTGCACCCCGGGCATGGGAAGGAGCTGAAGAATCCTGTGTTCTGCGGATGGCGGCGGGTGAAGTGGAATGAGGGATCGTGGATTCGCGCCTATGGCGGCGGACCAGAGGGATACAACACGATCATTCAGGCCGATGGGCCGATCTACTTTGCGGGCGATACGGCGAGCCATGTTGTCGGCTGGCAGGAGGGCGCTGCACTGAGTGGAAAGCGTGCAGTGCAGATGATCTGCGATAAGGTGAAGGCTGCTAAGCTGGCTGGCGGAGTGAGTGGCACGGTGCGGGGCTAG